In a single window of the Halobaculum lipolyticum genome:
- a CDS encoding polysaccharide deacetylase family protein codes for MTATTPPVRNALGFDLEHWYTATLLRDSVTDPVDRVVESTQVVLDLLDRHGVTATFFVVGEVAAEHPDLVARIVAAGHEIGSHGHSHRPVFELTREEFRRELRRSREAIVDAAGVAPAGFRAPNFSITRETAWAFEVLADSRYEYDSSVFPAWTPLYGVRDAPRRPYAVRGDDPFAAADAGNGAPTATDLVELPLSALGSRLRLPIAGGFYARVLPRRLLTAGIARLNRAGVPANLYFHPWEFDPAVRTDDPPLAARLISFAGIDRLPGLLASLLDRFEFGPVGGLHDEYRAAAGAATHTDSPPPT; via the coding sequence GTGACGGCCACGACGCCGCCCGTGCGGAACGCGCTGGGGTTCGACCTGGAACACTGGTACACCGCCACGCTGCTTCGCGACTCGGTGACCGACCCGGTCGACCGGGTCGTCGAGTCCACGCAGGTCGTCCTCGACCTCCTCGACCGCCACGGCGTGACGGCGACGTTCTTCGTCGTCGGCGAGGTGGCGGCCGAGCACCCGGATCTCGTCGCCCGCATCGTCGCCGCCGGCCACGAGATCGGGTCCCACGGCCACAGTCACCGCCCGGTGTTCGAACTGACGCGCGAGGAGTTCCGCCGGGAACTCCGGCGCTCGCGCGAGGCGATCGTCGACGCCGCGGGGGTCGCCCCCGCCGGCTTCCGCGCGCCGAACTTCTCGATCACCCGGGAGACGGCGTGGGCGTTCGAGGTGCTCGCCGACAGCCGGTACGAGTACGACTCCAGCGTGTTCCCCGCGTGGACCCCGCTGTACGGCGTCCGCGACGCGCCGCGGCGGCCGTACGCCGTCCGCGGCGACGACCCGTTCGCGGCCGCGGACGCCGGGAACGGCGCTCCGACGGCGACCGACCTCGTGGAGCTTCCGCTGTCGGCGCTCGGGTCGCGCCTCCGGCTCCCGATAGCGGGCGGTTTCTACGCCCGCGTGCTGCCGCGACGGCTCCTGACGGCCGGGATCGCCCGGCTCAATCGAGCAGGGGTCCCCGCGAACCTCTACTTCCACCCGTGGGAGTTCGACCCGGCCGTCCGCACCGACGACCCGCCGCTCGCGGCGCGCCTGATCAGCTTCGCTGGCATCGACCGGCTCCCCGGGCTGCTCGCGTCGCTGCTCGACCGC
- a CDS encoding metal-dependent hydrolase produces the protein MDPVGHALSAYLLWTGFTRLRLGRPPTTPEAWVLALGSQLPDLVDKPLAWSLGVLPAGRSLGHSLVTAAVLLVVLRRVLPPARRRLLAPLAVGVVSHDLLDAVAPLSRGEPAYVAYLLWPLIEQPPYDPPPPLLSAFGASLLGGVSGADAAALAVVLAVWLADGAPGVPRRRDTGTE, from the coding sequence ATGGACCCCGTCGGCCACGCGCTCTCGGCGTACCTCCTGTGGACCGGCTTCACCCGCCTCCGGCTTGGGCGCCCGCCCACGACGCCCGAGGCGTGGGTGCTGGCGCTCGGGAGCCAGCTCCCCGACCTCGTCGACAAGCCGCTGGCGTGGTCGCTGGGCGTCCTCCCGGCCGGCCGCTCGCTCGGCCACTCGCTGGTGACGGCGGCGGTGCTGCTCGTCGTGCTCCGGCGGGTGCTCCCGCCGGCTCGACGCCGGCTCCTCGCTCCCCTCGCGGTCGGGGTCGTGAGTCACGACCTGCTCGACGCGGTCGCGCCCCTGTCGCGCGGCGAGCCGGCCTACGTCGCGTACCTGCTGTGGCCGCTGATCGAGCAGCCGCCGTACGACCCGCCGCCGCCGCTCCTGTCGGCGTTCGGTGCCAGCCTGCTGGGCGGCGTCTCGGGCGCCGACGCCGCCGCCCTCGCGGTCGTCCTCGCGGTGTGGCTGGCCGACGGGGCGCCCGGCGTCCCGCGGCGGCGCGACACGGGGACCGAGTGA
- a CDS encoding sulfatase-like hydrolase/transferase: protein MTRALSELATADGVENVVVFVSDAMRYDFLPASVERLGVTARAVAPSTFTASALPSLLTGQYPATHRVWMFDDRVAERPPLLDADATDVGFDAGTVWPELPSPEKPPLQIHHVDEERTLDELDPPFTHVVHDVGPHAPYGFDNGVFESTKEFFREHERRRDRLVDLYRTDCERSAGRFLDLVDRLEARGILEETLVVFTSDHGQCLGEPSRGGRFGHGHPMVPETVSVPLVFAGAGLPGGRRLDALLSGTDVVPTALAAQRGRAPDDVDGADVWTAPPPTDRTPRSEVWQHLDVAAGPLEHELTVYAATSAWDAAGGHVFHRGSRLERLGALAYDNLVRGYSPAWRHNTTVDGLVAFLSLALGDSRTFGAPEFSAAAAARVVPDRFDTGDPAVSDADLNDRQEQRLRDLGYL from the coding sequence ATGACACGCGCACTCTCGGAGTTGGCGACGGCCGACGGCGTCGAGAACGTCGTCGTCTTCGTGTCGGACGCGATGCGGTACGACTTCCTCCCGGCGTCGGTCGAGCGCCTCGGCGTGACGGCGCGGGCCGTCGCCCCGAGCACGTTCACGGCGTCGGCGCTCCCGTCGCTGTTGACGGGGCAGTACCCGGCGACACACCGGGTGTGGATGTTCGACGACCGCGTGGCCGAGCGCCCGCCGCTGCTCGACGCCGACGCCACCGACGTCGGCTTCGACGCCGGGACCGTCTGGCCGGAGCTACCGTCGCCGGAGAAGCCGCCGCTACAGATCCACCACGTCGACGAGGAGCGGACGCTCGACGAACTCGACCCCCCGTTCACCCACGTCGTCCACGACGTGGGACCGCACGCCCCGTACGGCTTCGACAACGGGGTGTTCGAGTCGACCAAGGAGTTCTTCCGGGAGCACGAGCGCCGCCGGGACCGGCTCGTCGACCTGTACCGGACCGACTGCGAGCGGTCGGCCGGGCGGTTCCTCGACCTCGTCGACCGGCTGGAGGCGCGCGGCATCCTCGAGGAGACGCTCGTGGTGTTCACCAGCGACCACGGCCAGTGTCTCGGCGAGCCGTCGCGCGGCGGCCGGTTCGGCCACGGCCACCCGATGGTGCCGGAGACGGTGTCGGTGCCGCTGGTGTTCGCGGGCGCCGGACTCCCCGGCGGCCGGCGGCTGGACGCGCTGTTGTCGGGTACCGACGTCGTGCCGACGGCGCTGGCGGCCCAGCGCGGCCGGGCGCCCGACGACGTCGACGGCGCCGACGTGTGGACGGCGCCGCCGCCGACCGACCGGACGCCGCGGTCGGAGGTGTGGCAACACCTCGACGTGGCCGCCGGCCCGCTGGAACACGAACTCACCGTCTACGCCGCCACGTCGGCGTGGGACGCGGCCGGGGGCCACGTGTTCCACCGCGGGTCGCGCCTCGAACGGCTCGGGGCACTCGCGTACGACAACCTCGTCCGCGGCTACTCGCCGGCGTGGCGCCACAACACTACCGTCGACGGGCTGGTCGCGTTCCTCTCGCTCGCCCTCGGCGACAGCCGGACGTTCGGCGCCCCGGAGTTCTCGGCGGCCGCGGCCGCCCGGGTCGTGCCGGACCGCTTCGACACCGGCGACCCCGCGGTGTCCGACGCCGACCTCAACGACCGCCAGGAGCAACGGCTGCGCGACCTGGGGTATCTGTAG
- a CDS encoding DUF1616 domain-containing protein: MSRGHTRTVEVAVLVGCVLLALASVGYAVSGPASGTPYTEFSVLSPDGERLVADDYPTVGDDDGTVVVRTTNHEREQRAYTLVATAERVTVGAGAGDDDAPTVRERRELARETLLLADGETAAVRVDVLALGAMADAPNVRVVFSLYRGDASPGADGTDAYRSLHLWVNATDVGGG; the protein is encoded by the coding sequence ATGAGTCGAGGCCACACGAGAACCGTCGAAGTCGCGGTACTCGTCGGCTGTGTGCTGTTGGCGCTGGCGAGCGTCGGCTACGCGGTGTCGGGACCGGCCAGCGGGACCCCCTACACCGAGTTCTCGGTGCTGTCCCCCGACGGCGAGCGGCTCGTCGCCGACGACTACCCGACCGTCGGCGACGACGACGGGACGGTCGTGGTGCGGACGACCAACCACGAACGCGAACAGCGGGCGTACACGCTGGTGGCGACCGCCGAGCGGGTGACGGTCGGTGCCGGCGCCGGCGACGACGACGCCCCGACCGTGCGCGAGCGGCGCGAACTCGCCCGGGAGACGTTGCTGCTGGCTGACGGGGAGACGGCGGCCGTCCGCGTCGACGTACTCGCGCTCGGTGCGATGGCCGACGCGCCGAACGTCCGCGTCGTGTTCTCGCTGTACCGCGGGGACGCCTCCCCCGGCGCCGACGGGACGGACGCCTACCGCTCGCTCCACCTCTGGGTGAACGCGACCGACGTGGGCGGCGGGTGA
- a CDS encoding oligosaccharide flippase family protein produces MDLGRSTLKVLVARTGNALLFFGAIVYFTRALPADRVSAFFLYLALVGLLSIPADLGMRGALEKRLSEGGAPAETLGSALAFKAVSLSVVCVAVVTAGPLIESAIGMPYTGLLVAGLVAQEFGRTYVQAVRGELRVGDTAPIELCRRVVWVGIGVLLVSRGWGARGILVGHVVGRTVEFCWAFLRCRTPIGRPSLARVRSLFAFSKYQTVTAVGGRVYQWMDVVIIGLLLSGRYVSAYEVAWQVTLLVLLLSKSIELNLFPQISRWDTEASTARIESTISRALGAVLFVSIPALVGAAIYAEPVLSLFFGPEYVIASTVLVILMVEKLFQSYNDIVGTSIRAIDRPDLSARAVVVSVGLNLVASPLLVLSIGFEGAAIATGTAWFVNAAMQTRYLSRFVEIGFPLRLVGWYAVASVVMGAALLAVRRAVPVDGVAVLLAQVGVGVGVYLLVSAAIPRVRTRILTPGIAVIRG; encoded by the coding sequence ATGGACCTCGGTCGGTCGACGCTGAAGGTGCTGGTCGCGCGGACCGGCAACGCGCTGCTGTTCTTCGGTGCGATCGTCTACTTCACGAGGGCGCTGCCGGCCGACAGGGTCAGCGCCTTCTTCCTCTATCTGGCGCTCGTGGGGCTGTTGTCGATCCCGGCGGATCTGGGGATGCGGGGTGCGCTGGAGAAGCGCTTGTCGGAGGGCGGGGCGCCCGCGGAGACGCTCGGGTCGGCGCTGGCGTTCAAGGCCGTCTCGCTGAGCGTCGTCTGCGTCGCCGTCGTCACCGCCGGGCCGCTCATCGAGTCCGCGATCGGGATGCCGTACACCGGGCTGCTCGTCGCCGGACTGGTCGCGCAGGAATTCGGCCGGACGTACGTGCAGGCCGTCCGCGGGGAACTGCGGGTGGGCGACACCGCGCCGATCGAACTGTGTCGCCGCGTCGTCTGGGTCGGGATCGGCGTCCTCCTCGTGAGCCGTGGGTGGGGGGCGCGGGGGATCCTCGTCGGCCACGTCGTCGGCCGGACTGTGGAGTTCTGTTGGGCGTTCCTACGCTGTCGGACCCCGATCGGCCGGCCGTCGCTGGCGCGGGTCCGGTCGCTGTTCGCCTTCTCGAAGTACCAGACGGTCACCGCCGTCGGGGGGCGTGTCTACCAGTGGATGGACGTGGTGATCATCGGCCTGCTGTTGTCCGGGCGGTACGTCAGCGCCTACGAGGTGGCGTGGCAGGTGACGCTGTTGGTGCTGCTGCTCAGCAAGTCGATCGAGTTGAACCTCTTCCCGCAGATCAGCCGGTGGGACACCGAGGCGTCGACCGCGCGCATCGAGTCGACGATATCGCGGGCGCTCGGGGCGGTGCTGTTCGTCTCGATCCCCGCGCTCGTGGGGGCGGCGATCTACGCCGAACCGGTGCTGTCGCTGTTCTTCGGCCCGGAGTACGTGATCGCCTCGACGGTGCTTGTGATCTTGATGGTCGAGAAGCTGTTCCAGTCGTACAACGACATCGTCGGCACCTCGATCCGGGCGATCGACCGGCCGGACCTGTCGGCGCGGGCGGTCGTCGTCTCGGTCGGGCTGAACCTCGTCGCGAGTCCGCTGCTCGTGCTCTCGATCGGGTTCGAGGGCGCCGCCATCGCCACCGGCACCGCGTGGTTCGTGAACGCGGCGATGCAGACGCGCTACCTCTCGCGGTTCGTCGAGATCGGCTTCCCCCTCCGACTCGTGGGCTGGTACGCCGTCGCCTCCGTCGTCATGGGGGCGGCGCTGCTCGCCGTGCGGCGGGCCGTCCCCGTCGACGGCGTCGCGGTGTTGCTCGCACAGGTCGGCGTCGGCGTCGGCGTCTACCTGCTCGTCTCGGCGGCGATCCCGCGCGTCCGCACCCGCATCCTCACGCCGGGGATCGCCGTAATACGGGGTTGA
- a CDS encoding DUF2206 domain-containing protein, producing MARTVGWRGRLSGNDSAALVAGVAGVIVAYWLAVLVAGVVPAATAPLAVLAVLLVTLVPGTLVTLLSGLAPETVARFAVLAVALGVATVSVLAVAASLLLPLVGVERPLSPLVFGLLVTALVVGLAAGVYRDGVELPAAPRLRPFPTVVALALLPSVAALAAAAMNRSGTAAGMYVFVGCVVGVVLLTTTRFVPRELYPATVFSVGLATLLHRTLLTPYVVGADVQGLVAAAERVAAAGVWSPGVGGLAVPAVTAVPAAVGGLAGLDAHTALKLFNVFAFAFVPLGVFVLGRDVFDETVGLYGALLLVFYHYSFSVTPGKQLLAQLFVVALVVTLRSSGGRVLRTPRTAAAVALSAAGLVFAHYGTAYAVGSALLVAAVAVTVARVGVDSYDRRLSVLVPAAVLVAATGWYRFADPDTLAVVSSVPAVAVDQTAAFLGGRSTAAGSGASYVAGQRGPIEFLNVVLYVVVTGLLVVGVAVRSLAVPHRLRERALPADLDFTALAVPLVALLAASYVLSLNLWADRVYQLVLVVLAPFVPVGYRAGDRLLGRVLERWRTPTWAGLAALLAALLVVNSGLAFAVAGSASTSTFDAGANDLVFDGRERGGAEWIGTYGGVVPVDGDGAASTGEVDDPGEVQIYTDSVSAQLFRSALPPGYTTADVVHLRSRWRPDLDRDRVRDGYVYLRAPAVVDADGDRPDATSSIAAADAAALASTGNVVYTNGGVRVVHTGNATG from the coding sequence ATGGCGCGTACTGTCGGGTGGCGGGGACGGCTGTCGGGGAACGACTCGGCCGCGCTGGTGGCCGGTGTCGCCGGCGTGATCGTGGCGTACTGGCTCGCCGTCCTCGTCGCGGGCGTGGTGCCGGCGGCGACCGCGCCGCTGGCGGTGCTCGCGGTGCTGTTGGTGACGCTCGTCCCCGGCACGCTCGTGACGCTGTTGTCGGGACTCGCGCCGGAGACAGTCGCCCGCTTCGCCGTCCTCGCGGTCGCGCTGGGCGTCGCGACCGTGAGCGTGCTCGCGGTGGCGGCGAGCCTCCTGCTCCCGCTCGTGGGGGTGGAGCGCCCGCTGTCGCCGCTGGTGTTCGGACTGCTCGTGACGGCGCTCGTCGTCGGGCTGGCCGCGGGGGTGTACCGCGACGGCGTCGAACTGCCCGCGGCACCGCGGCTCCGGCCGTTCCCGACGGTCGTCGCGCTGGCGCTGTTGCCGTCGGTCGCCGCCCTCGCCGCCGCGGCGATGAACCGCTCCGGCACCGCCGCCGGGATGTACGTGTTCGTCGGCTGCGTCGTGGGGGTCGTCCTCCTCACGACGACCCGGTTCGTCCCGCGGGAGCTGTACCCCGCGACGGTGTTCTCGGTGGGACTGGCGACGCTGCTCCACCGGACCCTGCTCACGCCGTACGTCGTCGGCGCGGACGTGCAGGGGCTGGTCGCCGCCGCCGAACGGGTCGCCGCCGCGGGCGTCTGGTCGCCGGGAGTCGGCGGACTGGCCGTGCCGGCCGTCACCGCGGTTCCGGCCGCCGTCGGCGGGCTGGCCGGACTCGACGCACACACCGCGCTCAAACTGTTCAACGTGTTCGCGTTCGCGTTCGTCCCGCTGGGCGTGTTCGTGCTCGGCCGGGACGTGTTCGACGAGACGGTCGGGCTGTACGGGGCGCTCCTGCTGGTGTTCTACCACTACAGCTTCTCCGTCACCCCGGGGAAACAGCTCCTGGCGCAGCTGTTCGTCGTGGCGCTGGTGGTGACGCTCCGGTCGTCGGGCGGGCGCGTCCTCCGGACCCCGCGGACCGCCGCCGCGGTCGCCCTGTCGGCCGCCGGGCTGGTGTTCGCCCACTACGGCACCGCCTACGCCGTCGGCTCGGCGCTGCTGGTCGCCGCCGTCGCCGTGACGGTCGCCCGGGTCGGGGTCGACTCCTACGACCGTCGGCTGAGCGTCCTCGTGCCCGCCGCCGTCCTCGTCGCGGCGACCGGCTGGTACCGGTTCGCGGACCCGGACACGCTGGCGGTCGTGTCGTCGGTGCCCGCGGTCGCCGTCGACCAGACGGCCGCCTTCCTCGGCGGCCGGTCGACCGCGGCGGGGTCGGGCGCCAGCTACGTCGCCGGCCAGCGCGGCCCGATCGAGTTCCTCAACGTCGTCCTGTACGTCGTTGTGACGGGGCTGTTGGTGGTCGGCGTCGCCGTCCGATCGCTGGCGGTCCCCCACCGGCTCCGCGAGCGGGCGCTGCCGGCGGATCTGGACTTCACCGCGCTGGCGGTGCCGCTGGTGGCGCTGTTGGCCGCCTCGTACGTCCTCTCGCTCAACCTCTGGGCCGACCGCGTCTACCAGCTCGTGCTCGTCGTGCTCGCGCCGTTCGTCCCCGTCGGCTACCGCGCGGGCGACCGCCTCCTCGGGCGGGTCCTCGAGCGGTGGCGGACGCCGACGTGGGCGGGGCTGGCGGCGCTGCTCGCGGCGCTGCTCGTCGTCAACTCCGGGCTGGCGTTCGCCGTCGCGGGGTCGGCGTCGACCTCGACGTTCGACGCCGGGGCGAACGACCTGGTGTTCGACGGCCGCGAACGCGGCGGCGCAGAGTGGATCGGCACCTACGGCGGCGTCGTCCCGGTCGACGGCGACGGCGCCGCCTCGACGGGCGAGGTCGACGACCCGGGCGAGGTCCAGATCTACACGGACTCGGTGAGCGCCCAACTGTTCCGGTCGGCGCTCCCGCCGGGGTACACCACCGCCGACGTCGTCCACCTACGGAGCCGGTGGCGCCCCGACCTCGACCGCGACCGCGTCCGCGACGGCTACGTGTACCTCCGGGCGCCCGCCGTCGTCGACGCCGACGGCGACCGCCCGGACGCGACGAGTTCGATCGCCGCCGCCGACGCCGCGGCGCTCGCGTCGACGGGCAACGTCGTGTACACGAACGGCGGCGTCCGGGTCGTCCACACCGGCAACGCCACCGGGTGA
- a CDS encoding glycoside hydrolase family 16 protein, with protein MAHEKDVPTGGNSDSNGSTTDPTGDPADGARTDPADGATDDAPVDAADGGSGFGLPRRDYLKGLGLTAAAVGAIGVGSAAVPTAAGGDDDWVLAFEDDFDGDSLDTSNWALGWGWGLGAPGSKVSWARERHVNVSDSMLRLTASHEDFDDTGEIYVGAVHSKNRVTVEPPVYFEARCRFVEGVGWQNAFWSKPNTEAWPPEIDVVEYLQPRSSRAAETSHNLHYSASGEPGDGSTHRTVNGDYEGYDSEADWPGNRFHVYGFEWREDALRHYVDGQLVEETTDPDIVGAFNNGGPEYLMLSLNLDNVGTTDKSGSWAGREFLCDWVRVYDYAPDSGGSGGTGDGSTDSTDDTTDDGTDSTAESHYLWLRSGTGEEATFDLTVDGGNLRLDSSGFDADYTISEDGTAVSGTVSRQSSLPGMRYEGEIADLDYSGPLEMYIDNTQVDPDDYVTAEPEPEPESHYLWARSGDGDPVSFAFEAGAGNVRIEPADADADYWVADDGTVGGGTTARRSQLPGFRFDGEVVDLAYEGDLQLYLDNSAVDPASLVDESSPGPYGVERYGNTVSIAPVDGGSASYALSVDGDLAATAAPESADAVSASAATGTVDASADTYTFSGALTGLSVDGDAAVTVNGDRLDRLGVTRADGSSGTVRYLIETTGGVLGIGPSAADGDDTSADKVLGRVADGEDYFWLAGGEVVDVSTFGGEVVTTLNGTTIDRTD; from the coding sequence GTGGCACACGAGAAAGACGTTCCTACTGGGGGGAACAGCGATAGCAACGGATCGACAACCGACCCGACCGGCGACCCGGCCGACGGCGCGAGGACCGACCCGGCAGACGGCGCGACCGACGACGCGCCGGTCGACGCTGCCGACGGCGGATCGGGGTTCGGACTCCCGCGACGCGACTATCTGAAGGGGCTGGGACTCACGGCGGCCGCGGTCGGCGCCATCGGGGTCGGCTCGGCGGCGGTGCCGACGGCCGCCGGCGGCGACGACGACTGGGTACTGGCGTTCGAGGACGACTTCGACGGCGACTCCCTCGACACGTCTAACTGGGCGCTCGGCTGGGGCTGGGGGCTGGGCGCGCCCGGCTCGAAGGTGTCCTGGGCGCGCGAGCGACACGTGAACGTCTCCGACTCCATGCTCCGACTGACGGCTTCACACGAGGACTTCGACGACACCGGCGAGATCTACGTCGGCGCGGTCCACTCGAAGAACCGCGTCACCGTCGAGCCGCCGGTGTACTTCGAGGCGCGGTGTCGGTTCGTGGAGGGCGTCGGCTGGCAGAACGCGTTCTGGTCGAAGCCCAACACGGAGGCGTGGCCGCCGGAGATCGACGTGGTGGAGTACCTCCAGCCGCGTAGTTCCCGCGCCGCCGAGACGAGTCACAACCTCCACTACTCCGCCTCCGGCGAGCCGGGCGACGGCAGCACCCACCGGACGGTCAACGGCGACTACGAGGGGTACGACTCGGAGGCCGACTGGCCGGGCAATCGCTTCCACGTGTACGGCTTCGAGTGGCGCGAGGACGCCCTCCGCCACTACGTCGACGGCCAGCTCGTCGAGGAGACGACCGACCCGGACATCGTCGGCGCGTTCAACAACGGCGGGCCGGAGTACCTCATGCTCTCGCTCAACCTCGACAACGTCGGCACCACCGACAAGAGCGGCTCGTGGGCCGGCCGGGAGTTCCTCTGTGACTGGGTCCGCGTGTACGACTACGCGCCCGACAGCGGCGGGTCGGGCGGGACCGGCGACGGGTCGACCGACTCCACCGACGACACGACCGACGACGGCACCGACTCGACGGCGGAGTCGCACTACCTCTGGCTCCGCTCGGGCACCGGCGAGGAGGCGACGTTCGACCTGACGGTCGACGGCGGGAACCTCCGGCTGGACTCCAGCGGGTTCGACGCCGACTACACGATCTCCGAGGACGGCACGGCCGTCAGCGGGACGGTGTCGCGACAGTCGTCGCTCCCCGGGATGCGCTACGAGGGCGAGATCGCCGACCTCGACTACAGCGGCCCGCTGGAGATGTACATCGACAACACGCAGGTCGACCCGGACGACTACGTCACCGCGGAGCCGGAGCCGGAGCCGGAGTCGCACTACCTGTGGGCCAGATCCGGCGACGGCGACCCCGTCTCGTTCGCCTTCGAGGCCGGCGCCGGCAACGTCCGGATCGAGCCGGCCGACGCCGACGCGGACTACTGGGTCGCCGACGACGGCACGGTCGGCGGCGGGACGACCGCCCGCCGGTCGCAGCTCCCCGGCTTCCGCTTCGACGGCGAGGTCGTCGACCTCGCGTACGAGGGCGACCTGCAGCTGTACCTCGACAACTCGGCGGTCGACCCCGCGTCGCTCGTCGACGAGTCGTCGCCGGGTCCATACGGGGTCGAGCGGTACGGGAACACCGTCTCGATCGCCCCCGTCGACGGCGGGAGCGCCTCGTACGCGCTGTCGGTCGACGGCGACCTCGCCGCGACGGCCGCGCCGGAGTCCGCCGACGCGGTGTCCGCCAGCGCCGCCACCGGCACCGTCGACGCGTCCGCCGACACGTACACGTTCTCCGGCGCGTTGACCGGCCTGTCGGTCGACGGCGACGCCGCGGTTACGGTGAACGGCGACCGCCTCGACCGCCTCGGCGTGACCCGGGCCGACGGGAGTTCCGGCACCGTCCGCTACCTGATCGAGACGACCGGCGGGGTGCTCGGGATCGGCCCGTCGGCGGCCGACGGCGACGACACCAGCGCCGACAAGGTGCTCGGCCGCGTCGCCGACGGTGAGGACTACTTCTGGCTCGCCGGCGGCGAGGTGGTCGACGTCTCGACGTTCGGCGGCGAGGTGGTCACGACGCTGAACGGGACGACGATCGACCGCACCGACTGA
- a CDS encoding glycosyltransferase family 2 protein: MTSTAPASTGVADADAGDADDATASSAADSAADDRPLVSYVIATYNRPDDLAEAVASVLAQTYDPIELHVVSNSTDRTADLFAEGGRFDVDGVTYHEFPGRMGVPQARNVGYDLADGDVLVTLDDDAILCNADATDEVVRLFDAHDDVGAIAFQCRDYYTGTVNPHETPDPPDPAMSPRETYRATNFVGVGNAVRRSVFDSVGTFPERFVYGFEEMDLSLRLHDAGYDILYTPTVVVRHKKSPDARRTDAETLERLVENRIRIAIRNLPLRYVACTTLLWSAYGLVTTGSLAALRNVFGRIAADAADLREHRSVIDPETVSKIKSRRTMLFGWWYGPNPARILGPDGNPERLRWEL, from the coding sequence ATGACCTCGACCGCGCCGGCGTCGACCGGTGTCGCGGACGCCGACGCCGGAGACGCCGACGACGCGACGGCGTCGTCGGCCGCGGACTCCGCGGCCGACGACCGCCCGCTCGTCTCGTACGTCATCGCGACGTACAACCGCCCCGACGATCTCGCGGAGGCGGTCGCCTCCGTACTCGCGCAGACGTACGACCCGATCGAACTCCACGTCGTGAGCAACTCGACGGACCGCACCGCCGACCTGTTCGCCGAGGGGGGTCGCTTCGACGTCGACGGGGTGACCTACCACGAGTTCCCCGGCCGGATGGGCGTCCCGCAGGCGCGCAACGTCGGCTACGACTTGGCCGACGGCGACGTGCTCGTCACCCTCGACGACGACGCGATCCTCTGTAACGCGGACGCGACCGACGAGGTGGTCCGGCTGTTCGACGCCCACGACGACGTCGGCGCCATCGCGTTCCAGTGTCGCGACTACTACACCGGGACGGTGAACCCCCACGAGACGCCCGACCCGCCGGACCCGGCGATGAGTCCCCGGGAGACGTACCGCGCGACGAACTTCGTCGGCGTCGGCAACGCGGTCAGACGCTCGGTGTTCGACTCGGTCGGGACGTTCCCCGAGCGGTTCGTGTACGGCTTCGAGGAGATGGACCTCTCGCTGCGCCTCCACGACGCGGGCTACGACATCCTCTACACCCCGACGGTCGTCGTCCGGCACAAGAAGTCGCCCGACGCCCGCCGGACGGACGCCGAGACGCTGGAGCGACTCGTCGAGAACCGCATCCGGATCGCGATCCGGAACCTCCCGCTGCGCTACGTGGCGTGTACGACGCTGTTGTGGAGCGCCTACGGACTCGTGACGACCGGCAGTCTCGCCGCGCTCCGGAACGTGTTCGGCCGCATCGCCGCCGACGCCGCGGACCTGCGCGAGCACCGCTCGGTGATCGACCCCGAGACGGTCTCGAAGATCAAGTCCCGCCGGACGATGCTGTTCGGCTGGTGGTACGGACCGAACCCGGCGCGGATCCTCGGCCCGGACGGGAACCCCGAGCGGCTCCGCTGGGAGCTGTGA